One window of the Natrinema sp. CBA1119 genome contains the following:
- a CDS encoding HNH endonuclease, protein MTARDWHADRDAVFERDAYTCRHCDAVGGDDESTTLRPYPIGDVPLEGEVHESALVTVCEDCFGTLESAPSTDGVESAELFELVRETTGLQGATISDVAAFASLATSLPATLESALDEETDTGIDDAVSEYCRTRRDVLLALAIVDARLDRLAALEPTVGPEVRSSLEAFAETARDLQSKLREVVALGETVAAGLERCQGCFDGVRADGVRASADVTCATCGLTVRETDDWRDEDGTLAFDRLFATINETLQGASETTETLTDRTMALAEQLTAQ, encoded by the coding sequence GTGACTGCACGCGACTGGCACGCCGACCGGGATGCCGTGTTCGAGCGCGACGCGTACACGTGTCGCCACTGCGACGCGGTCGGCGGCGACGACGAATCGACGACGCTCCGGCCTTACCCCATCGGCGACGTGCCGCTCGAGGGCGAGGTCCACGAGAGCGCGCTCGTTACCGTCTGTGAGGACTGCTTCGGGACGCTCGAGTCCGCCCCCTCGACGGACGGCGTCGAGAGCGCCGAACTGTTCGAACTCGTCCGTGAGACAACCGGCCTCCAGGGCGCGACCATCTCGGACGTCGCCGCCTTCGCGTCGCTGGCGACGTCGCTACCCGCGACCCTCGAGTCCGCGCTGGATGAGGAGACCGACACCGGCATCGACGACGCCGTCTCGGAGTACTGCCGCACGCGACGCGACGTGCTGCTCGCGCTCGCGATCGTCGATGCCCGCCTCGATCGCCTCGCCGCCCTCGAACCGACCGTCGGCCCCGAGGTTCGGTCATCCCTCGAGGCCTTCGCCGAGACGGCGAGGGACCTGCAGTCGAAGCTCCGCGAGGTCGTCGCACTGGGGGAGACGGTCGCGGCGGGCCTCGAGCGGTGTCAGGGCTGTTTCGACGGGGTTCGAGCGGATGGGGTTCGAGCGAGCGCGGACGTGACGTGTGCGACCTGCGGACTCACCGTCCGCGAGACGGACGACTGGCGGGACGAGGACGGGACGCTCGCGTTCGACCGGCTCTTCGCCACGATCAACGAGACGCTGCAGGGGGCATCCGAGACGACCGAGACGCTCACCGATCGGACGATGGCACTCGCGGAGCAACTCACTGCGCAGTAA
- a CDS encoding amphi-Trp domain-containing protein, translating into MADEPDDADRPDESETGEAATFELERAYDRADLAAVFREFATAFESGRSLRLDGDERSVDIAVPQRVVAAFETERESNVEPPVAELELEIEWDDPDDSSLRITDRDARDTAADRDRSAAADADPGTAVMPLEGVAARGGAGSADGDAEGTTATAEADVTAETDVPTEEAGDDEGTRDDEQTGGSERTSRFEVYEDRAGQWRWRLVHWNGNIVADSGEGYSSRSNAERAARSVMRSAPSATIQRRD; encoded by the coding sequence ATGGCCGACGAACCGGACGACGCGGACCGACCGGACGAATCGGAAACGGGCGAGGCAGCGACATTCGAACTCGAGCGGGCGTACGACCGCGCGGACCTCGCCGCCGTCTTCCGCGAGTTCGCGACCGCCTTCGAGTCGGGGCGATCGCTCCGGCTGGACGGCGACGAGCGGAGCGTCGATATCGCGGTTCCACAGCGCGTCGTTGCCGCGTTCGAGACCGAACGCGAGTCCAACGTGGAGCCGCCGGTCGCCGAACTGGAACTCGAGATCGAGTGGGACGACCCCGACGACTCGAGCCTTCGGATTACCGACCGCGACGCCCGCGATACCGCCGCGGATCGCGATCGATCGGCGGCTGCGGACGCCGATCCGGGGACGGCGGTGATGCCCCTCGAGGGAGTCGCCGCCCGGGGCGGGGCCGGGTCGGCAGATGGCGATGCCGAGGGAACAACGGCGACGGCGGAGGCGGACGTGACGGCAGAGACGGACGTACCGACCGAGGAAGCGGGAGATGACGAGGGGACGAGGGACGACGAGCAGACGGGCGGTTCCGAGCGGACCAGCCGCTTCGAGGTCTACGAGGACAGGGCGGGCCAGTGGCGCTGGCGGCTCGTCCACTGGAACGGCAACATCGTCGCCGATAGCGGCGAAGGCTACTCCTCCCGGTCCAACGCCGAACGGGCGGCCCGAAGCGTCATGCGCAGCGCTCCGTCCGCCACGATCCAGCGCCGCGACTGA
- a CDS encoding DUF547 domain-containing protein: MPTQLDPLSLSADLLYAVKTEGDADPFRERLATLERSQLDRALSNREGKLAFWLNCYNAYAQLLLEEEADDDLFEGGLLDQWKFFARDQVPVSGVWLSLNDIEHGLLRSSKLPWGLGYVPRPFPTAFERQFRLAECDPRIHFALSHGDDHCPPIAIYSPRDVDEELDIAIEWFLEENVTYDSEGGTATVPRLFRRYRGDFGGTSGIVSFLREYNAVPPDATPSLEYERIDWSADLDVDMDGDSDDIQR, from the coding sequence ATGCCGACTCAGCTCGATCCCCTCTCGCTCTCGGCCGATCTCCTCTATGCGGTCAAAACGGAGGGCGACGCCGATCCGTTTCGGGAGCGCCTCGCGACACTCGAGCGGTCACAACTGGACCGAGCGCTGTCCAATCGTGAGGGCAAACTGGCCTTCTGGCTCAACTGTTACAACGCGTACGCCCAACTCCTGCTGGAGGAAGAGGCGGACGACGACCTGTTCGAGGGCGGGCTGCTCGATCAGTGGAAGTTCTTCGCGCGCGATCAGGTCCCCGTCAGCGGGGTCTGGCTGAGTCTCAACGACATCGAACACGGGCTGCTCCGGAGTTCGAAGCTGCCGTGGGGCCTCGGCTACGTCCCGCGGCCGTTTCCCACGGCATTCGAGCGCCAGTTCCGCCTTGCGGAGTGCGATCCGCGGATCCACTTCGCGCTGAGCCACGGCGACGATCACTGTCCCCCGATCGCAATCTACTCGCCACGAGACGTCGACGAGGAACTCGATATCGCCATCGAGTGGTTCCTCGAGGAGAACGTCACCTACGATTCCGAGGGCGGTACTGCGACGGTCCCGCGGCTCTTCCGGCGGTATCGCGGTGATTTCGGGGGCACGAGCGGTATCGTCTCGTTCCTCCGAGAATACAACGCCGTCCCGCCCGATGCGACCCCGTCGCTCGAGTACGAGCGCATCGACTGGTCGGCGGACCTCGACGTCGACATGGACGGCGATAGCGACGATATCCAGCGGTAG
- a CDS encoding AI-2E family transporter: MTVNLSKGFLLVIVGLFAYLSLLLALPFLQYILGAILVAYILYPVQGHLERRVSPPVAAFALVLLAVAVVIVPLVIIVVVVASDARRLIEATDADSFQTAELERLIEEQTGVSVDITSTLADSAQGIGGMALEQSTAWFSALTHTLVGLGLAIFLLYYLLKDGGNLLAWIRELTPLPDEAQDDFYRELDAVMWAVLAGHVLIAIIQGSIAGLGLFATGVPNAVFWTVVMIILSLIPLVGSFLVWGPAVLFLFLTGEPLLAVALFAYSTVVVGLSDDYLRPLLVDRYADLNPAVIILGVLGGVYAFGIMGLFYGPVVLGALMATLDVMRDHYNSLEGAHGMQ, encoded by the coding sequence ATGACCGTGAATCTCAGCAAGGGATTTCTCCTGGTCATCGTCGGGCTCTTCGCGTACCTCTCGCTGTTGCTCGCGCTCCCGTTCCTCCAGTACATCCTCGGGGCCATTCTCGTCGCCTACATCCTCTATCCGGTTCAGGGACACCTCGAGCGGCGGGTCTCGCCGCCGGTCGCCGCCTTCGCGCTCGTCCTGCTGGCGGTCGCAGTCGTCATCGTCCCGCTCGTCATCATCGTCGTGGTCGTCGCCAGCGACGCCCGGCGGCTCATCGAAGCCACCGACGCCGACTCGTTCCAGACGGCCGAACTCGAGCGACTCATCGAGGAGCAAACGGGTGTGAGCGTCGATATCACGTCCACGCTGGCCGACTCCGCGCAGGGAATCGGCGGGATGGCCCTCGAGCAGTCGACCGCGTGGTTCAGTGCGCTGACGCACACCCTCGTCGGGCTCGGACTCGCGATTTTCCTGCTTTACTACCTGCTCAAGGACGGGGGCAACCTACTCGCCTGGATCCGAGAGTTGACGCCGCTCCCGGACGAGGCCCAAGACGACTTCTACCGGGAGCTGGACGCGGTGATGTGGGCCGTCCTCGCGGGCCACGTCCTGATCGCGATCATTCAGGGGTCCATCGCCGGGCTGGGGCTGTTCGCGACCGGCGTGCCAAACGCCGTGTTCTGGACGGTCGTCATGATCATCCTCTCGTTGATCCCGCTGGTCGGGTCGTTCCTGGTGTGGGGGCCGGCCGTGCTCTTCCTCTTCCTGACGGGCGAGCCGTTGCTCGCCGTGGCGCTTTTCGCCTACAGCACGGTCGTCGTCGGCCTCTCAGACGACTACCTCCGTCCGCTCCTCGTCGACCGCTACGCCGATCTCAATCCCGCCGTCATCATCCTCGGCGTCCTCGGTGGCGTCTACGCCTTCGGCATCATGGGCCTGTTCTACGGTCCCGTCGTCCTCGGCGCGCTGATGGCGACACTGGACGTGATGAGGGACCACTACAACTCACTCGAGGGCGCCCACGGAATGCAGTGA
- a CDS encoding helix-turn-helix domain-containing protein, with the protein MTETRQEIHAHVRANAGVHFNELVRELAFAPGQVQYHVRRLLEDDRLVREEWYGRTHYYPPTYDAWERTALALFRRETAREIIIHLIEREPAAPTDVADALGVARSTLEYHLDRLVEHEIVDKRYDERNRVVLTLADPDATGRLLTTVTPTVPDRLVDRFTRLVDELLAGIDETQ; encoded by the coding sequence ATGACAGAGACACGGCAGGAGATTCACGCCCACGTCCGCGCCAACGCCGGCGTTCACTTCAACGAACTCGTCAGGGAGTTGGCGTTCGCGCCGGGGCAGGTCCAGTACCACGTCCGTCGACTGCTCGAGGACGACCGACTCGTTCGCGAGGAGTGGTACGGCCGGACGCACTACTACCCGCCGACGTACGACGCGTGGGAGCGGACCGCGCTGGCGCTGTTCCGCCGCGAAACCGCCCGCGAGATCATCATCCACCTGATCGAACGCGAACCCGCCGCGCCTACCGACGTCGCCGATGCACTCGGCGTCGCCCGCAGCACGCTCGAGTACCATCTCGACCGGCTGGTCGAGCACGAAATCGTCGACAAGCGATATGACGAGCGAAATCGCGTCGTCCTCACGCTCGCAGATCCCGACGCGACCGGCCGGCTGTTGACGACGGTGACGCCGACAGTACCGGACCGACTCGTCGATCGCTTCACGCGGCTCGTCGACGAGTTACTCGCGGGAATCGACGAGACGCAGTAG
- a CDS encoding tRNA (N(6)-L-threonylcarbamoyladenosine(37)-C(2))-methylthiotransferase, with amino-acid sequence MARYHIETYGCTSNRGESREIERRLRDAGHYQVDGPGEADVAILNTCTVVEKTERNMLRRAEELADETADLFITGCMALAQGEEFAQAGVDGQVLHWDEVPEAVTNGECPTTTPDAEPILDGVVGILPIARGCMSDCSYCITKQATGKIDSPSVEENVEKARALIHAGAKEIRITGQDTGVYGWDEGERKLHRLLEKICEIEGDFRVRVGMANPKGVHGIRKELADVFAANEELYDFLHAPVQSGSDDVLGDMRRQHQVEEYLEVVETFDETLDYWTLSTDFIVGFPTETDHDHAQSMALLRETRPEKINVTRFSKRPGTDAAELKGLGGTLKKERSKEMSAVKRDIVADAYADMVGETREDVLVVEQGTADSVKCRDSAYRQLIVQHASDYGLEPGDFVDLEVTAHETMYAFGTPI; translated from the coding sequence ATGGCCCGGTATCACATCGAAACGTACGGGTGTACGTCAAACCGCGGGGAGAGTCGCGAGATCGAGCGACGGCTCCGCGACGCAGGCCATTACCAGGTCGACGGTCCGGGCGAAGCCGATGTCGCCATCCTCAACACCTGCACCGTCGTCGAAAAGACCGAGCGCAATATGCTCCGGCGGGCCGAAGAACTGGCCGACGAGACGGCCGACCTCTTCATCACGGGCTGTATGGCCCTCGCACAGGGCGAAGAGTTCGCACAGGCCGGCGTCGACGGCCAAGTCCTCCACTGGGACGAGGTACCCGAAGCCGTCACCAACGGCGAGTGTCCGACGACAACCCCCGATGCGGAACCCATCCTCGACGGCGTCGTCGGTATCCTCCCCATCGCGCGCGGGTGCATGTCCGACTGCTCGTACTGCATCACGAAGCAGGCGACGGGCAAGATCGACTCCCCCTCGGTCGAGGAAAACGTCGAGAAAGCCCGCGCGCTGATCCACGCCGGCGCAAAGGAGATCAGAATTACGGGCCAGGACACCGGCGTCTACGGCTGGGACGAGGGCGAGCGAAAGCTCCACCGGCTGCTCGAGAAGATCTGCGAGATCGAGGGCGACTTCCGCGTCCGCGTGGGGATGGCCAATCCGAAGGGCGTTCATGGCATCCGCAAGGAGTTGGCCGACGTCTTCGCCGCGAACGAGGAGCTGTACGATTTCCTCCACGCGCCCGTTCAGTCCGGGAGCGACGACGTGCTGGGAGACATGCGACGCCAGCATCAGGTCGAAGAGTATCTGGAGGTCGTCGAGACTTTCGACGAAACCCTCGACTACTGGACGCTGTCGACGGACTTCATCGTCGGCTTCCCGACCGAGACCGACCACGACCACGCGCAGTCGATGGCCCTCCTGCGTGAGACGCGACCGGAGAAGATCAACGTCACCCGCTTCTCGAAGCGGCCGGGAACCGACGCCGCCGAGCTGAAGGGACTCGGCGGGACGCTCAAGAAGGAGCGCTCGAAGGAGATGAGTGCGGTCAAGCGCGACATCGTCGCCGATGCCTACGCCGACATGGTCGGCGAGACGCGCGAAGACGTTCTCGTCGTCGAGCAGGGCACCGCCGACTCCGTGAAGTGTCGCGACTCGGCCTACCGGCAGCTCATCGTGCAGCACGCGAGCGACTACGGGCTCGAACCCGGCGATTTCGTCGACCTCGAGGTAACGGCACACGAGACGATGTACGCCTTTGGGACGCCGATCTAG
- a CDS encoding helix-turn-helix domain-containing protein, translated as MSNTVEEPTLCPRAERDGELGCNPTRIIELLSEDDARAVYLAVEEPTTVSEIADALELPQSTAYRKVENLHKAGLIRQLNERSKGGLPAHYVQAIDHVSVTYDDPLRIECAQHGKTLYCEP; from the coding sequence ATGAGCAACACAGTCGAGGAGCCAACGCTGTGTCCGCGCGCCGAACGGGACGGAGAACTCGGATGTAATCCGACCCGGATCATCGAGTTACTCTCCGAAGATGACGCTCGAGCGGTGTACCTGGCCGTCGAGGAGCCGACGACGGTGTCCGAGATCGCCGACGCGCTCGAACTCCCCCAATCGACGGCCTACCGGAAGGTCGAAAACCTCCACAAGGCGGGGCTGATCCGGCAGCTCAACGAGCGATCGAAGGGCGGGCTACCCGCCCATTACGTCCAGGCGATCGACCACGTGTCGGTAACGTACGACGATCCGCTGCGGATCGAGTGCGCCCAACACGGGAAGACCCTCTACTGTGAGCCCTGA
- a CDS encoding redoxin domain-containing protein yields the protein MPPTEGETVPDFEALLCDGETFRSTTLADALGDRGGVLVSTGFAFSAIAQNWWKQFVRAGWGEFDDVSVLGVSRDGPYAQNEFLRWLDEPDFRFFADVNGEIGDSLDLLADRDHMANVSTPWRSAFVLDPEREVQYAFVADDWISPLPREEIETAVTNL from the coding sequence ATGCCACCGACCGAGGGCGAGACCGTTCCGGACTTCGAGGCGCTTCTCTGCGACGGCGAAACGTTCCGCTCGACGACGCTTGCCGACGCGCTCGGCGATCGTGGCGGCGTCTTGGTCTCGACCGGCTTCGCGTTCAGCGCCATCGCACAGAACTGGTGGAAACAGTTCGTTCGCGCCGGCTGGGGCGAATTCGACGACGTGTCGGTCCTCGGCGTGAGCCGCGACGGCCCCTACGCCCAAAACGAGTTTCTCCGCTGGCTGGACGAGCCGGACTTTCGCTTTTTCGCCGACGTAAACGGTGAAATCGGCGACTCGCTCGATTTGCTCGCCGACCGCGATCACATGGCGAACGTCTCGACCCCGTGGCGCTCTGCGTTCGTCCTCGATCCGGAGCGCGAGGTACAGTACGCCTTTGTTGCGGACGACTGGATCTCGCCGCTCCCCCGCGAAGAGATCGAGACCGCGGTCACGAACCTCTGA
- a CDS encoding glutathione S-transferase N-terminal domain-containing protein, whose product MLTLYQLEGCPYCELVADRLEELEIDYDSVWVEGLHSKRDEVKRISGQRQVPVVVDEEYGVTMAESERILDYLETTHA is encoded by the coding sequence ATGCTCACGCTCTACCAGTTGGAAGGCTGCCCGTACTGCGAACTGGTCGCCGACCGCCTCGAGGAACTCGAGATCGACTACGACAGCGTCTGGGTCGAGGGACTGCACTCGAAGCGCGATGAGGTCAAGCGCATCTCGGGCCAGCGCCAGGTCCCCGTCGTCGTCGACGAGGAGTATGGCGTGACGATGGCCGAATCGGAGCGGATTCTCGACTACCTCGAGACGACTCACGCCTGA
- a CDS encoding HIT domain-containing protein, producing the protein MEQVFAPWRIEWIRREDKNPDIEDCVFCELPEWESDRENLLVARSEHAFVMLNNYPYNPGHLMVIPHVHTGDYTALDDDVLLDHARLKQRTFDALEAALEPDGFNAGLNLGDGAGGSIDDHLHTHVVPRWQGDTNFMPVLSDTTVIVEALEATYEHVHDAFAAQDGATVAGEDSAVVFE; encoded by the coding sequence ATGGAACAGGTGTTCGCACCGTGGCGGATCGAGTGGATCAGACGCGAAGACAAAAACCCCGATATCGAGGACTGCGTGTTCTGTGAACTGCCCGAGTGGGAATCCGATCGGGAGAACCTGCTCGTCGCGCGAAGCGAGCACGCGTTCGTCATGCTGAACAACTATCCGTACAATCCGGGACACCTGATGGTCATCCCACACGTCCACACCGGCGACTACACCGCTCTCGACGACGATGTCCTGCTCGATCACGCTCGCCTGAAACAGCGAACGTTCGACGCACTCGAGGCCGCACTCGAGCCGGACGGGTTCAACGCCGGCTTGAACCTCGGCGACGGAGCTGGCGGCTCGATCGACGACCACCTGCACACCCACGTCGTTCCGCGGTGGCAGGGCGACACCAACTTCATGCCGGTCCTGAGCGATACCACGGTGATCGTCGAAGCGCTCGAGGCTACCTACGAGCACGTCCACGACGCGTTCGCCGCCCAGGACGGGGCGACCGTTGCCGGCGAGGACAGCGCCGTCGTCTTCGAGTAG
- the map gene encoding type II methionyl aminopeptidase: MAESEVDLESEQYEKHREAGEILAQVREEAADRVEVGASHLAVAEWAEDRIRELGGKPAFPVNISVDEEAAHATPSIGDETTFGEEMINLDIGVHIDGWLADTAITVDLSGNPELAEASEQALEAALDIVEPGVDTGEIGAEIENVIDGYGYNPVVNLTGHGLGHWEQHTSPNIPNRAVSQGTTLEVGDVVAIEPFATDGGGKVSEGGSEEIFSLEREGTVRNRQARDALEQITEEFRTLPFATRWLETDRAEMALRRLKRNDIVHGYPVLKEDDGYLVSQKEHTIIVTEDGCEVTTAE, translated from the coding sequence ATGGCCGAATCCGAGGTGGACCTCGAGTCCGAGCAGTACGAGAAACATCGCGAAGCTGGCGAGATACTCGCACAGGTGCGCGAGGAGGCTGCCGACCGCGTCGAGGTCGGCGCGAGCCACCTCGCGGTCGCCGAGTGGGCCGAAGATCGAATTCGTGAACTCGGCGGGAAACCCGCGTTCCCCGTCAACATCTCCGTCGACGAGGAGGCGGCCCACGCGACGCCGTCGATCGGCGACGAGACGACCTTCGGCGAGGAGATGATCAACCTCGATATCGGCGTTCATATCGACGGCTGGTTGGCCGACACCGCGATCACCGTCGACCTCTCGGGCAACCCCGAACTGGCCGAGGCCTCCGAGCAGGCCCTCGAGGCCGCCCTCGACATCGTCGAGCCCGGCGTCGATACCGGCGAGATCGGGGCGGAGATCGAAAACGTGATCGACGGCTACGGCTACAACCCCGTCGTCAACCTGACCGGTCACGGACTCGGCCACTGGGAACAACACACCAGCCCGAACATTCCGAACCGCGCCGTCTCGCAGGGAACGACGCTCGAGGTCGGCGATGTCGTCGCGATCGAGCCGTTCGCGACCGACGGCGGCGGCAAGGTCAGCGAAGGCGGAAGCGAGGAAATCTTCTCGCTCGAGCGCGAGGGGACCGTCCGAAACCGGCAGGCGCGCGATGCGCTCGAACAGATTACGGAGGAGTTCCGAACGCTGCCGTTCGCGACGCGGTGGCTCGAGACGGATCGCGCGGAGATGGCGCTGCGCCGACTCAAACGCAACGACATCGTCCACGGCTATCCCGTTCTCAAGGAAGACGACGGGTACCTCGTCAGCCAGAAGGAGCACACGATCATCGTCACCGAAGACGGCTGCGAAGTCACGACGGCAGAGTAA